In Zingiber officinale cultivar Zhangliang chromosome 9B, Zo_v1.1, whole genome shotgun sequence, the genomic window aactttagttaatttattcaatcaactcctaacttaatAGGATAATTTAAATAGGCTTTCTCAAACCCTAATTATATTATCCTATTAaactatatataaatttattttaaactttaaaaaatagaaatcaattatttttatttattatatatattatcaacgTATTATTATCATTaacattattaatattaataatttaatttaatttattctaaaaaattaatcaaatatcAAATTCATTTAGTTGGAAAAGTATCTAGGATTGAACCAAGGTAATATAGTAAACGCTAAATTAGGTTATAGCATTATCTAgaattgaaccaaacaatattaggttatgttttattactcataaccttggttatgggttatgcatgataacttaaaccaaacgcaccctcaAAGTAATCAAGGTGTTCGTGGATCTACCTAATTCCCTTCCCTTGGACATCTATCCAATTCTATAAGACAATATTTTTAagtctttttttttctatttctataCAATTTTCAAGATTATATATGAGCTAAAAGGCCAAAGTGATTTCGTGAAGACATCACATGATTAAAAGAAATTGGTAATAGAAGGCCAATGTAATTCCATGAAAAGATGGGATAGTTATGAAGAATTCATGGTAAAAAACAGAGGTAAAGACATGCTAGGATGAAAAGTATATGCAATAAAATACACATTagtaaacaagaaaacaaaaacaTGCATGAGCGAACAAATTACGACAGATAATAAACACACGAAACTCACACGAAATTCACAAATAATCAAGTTCTACATCTCACCCGTGAGATAAAGATAGAAAATAAGATGTGACAGTGAAAGAATTATAtgaaaattttgaagagaaataataaaaaaattgaaggggagccttggcgcaatggtaaagttgttgttttatgaccaaaaaggtcacgggttcgaattctAGAAATaatctcttgcaaaaagtagggtaaggctgcgtacaatggatccttccccgggaccccgcatagcgggagattcgtgcaccgggctacccttaataataaaaaaattcataatagTTAGGGCAACATGAATCAATATTTATAGAGCTTTTAGAGCCTCCAAAAGAAGGgtagccttggcgcaacggtaaagttgttgtcatgtgaccaaaaggccacgggttcgaatcctggaaacagcctcttgcaaaaagcaaggtaagactacgtacaatagatccttccccgggaccccgcatggtggGAGTTTTGTGCACCGGACTGCCCTTTTTTTTAGAGCCTCCAAAACAATTGTCAGCTAAAATAATCCCATCAAATCTATAAAAGAACACAGCTTTCAATGATCAATCATGTAATGTCCTTGAAAAAATTTAGTTCCATTTCAGCTTTGAACATGTTTATTCTAAAATATTGGTATATAATATATACTCGTGTTATCTATCAATACTATTTGACCTGCAGTAATCATTAATTTAATGTAATAGTTACTTTGTATGCGTGAATACTTTAATACATAgttaataaattaatttgatCGCACATATTTCTTGTTGATATTGTTGACTTTGAATTGATACTTCCATTTGTTGTCATGTTGATATTGCCTCCATGTTGATAGGTGGGAAGAAACACAAAACCATAGAAGATTCAGAGATAGAGATGGATTTGTGACAATGGTAGCCCTATTGAGACTTGCTAAGTTGCTAATGGTTATATCTGGACTTGCAGTGACCTTTAACTACACAAGCTAAAAGTGTCTTTCACTGAATGGTGTTTCATTGTCGTTGTGTAGTGCATCAATCTCTTTTTGAGTGGGGATAAATCCTACCTCATTTTGAGTGATTTTGGTAGCATTGTTGCCAACATATATTGCTCTGAATAATGCTTTTGTCATGACTTTCTTTGCTAGTATAGCCTAGCATGTTTATTCTCGTTTTATTGTCTTGTTTGGTACATATGTGTTTAGATTGGTTATTACATTATTACTGATTATAAGGGTTTGTTTGGAGTGTTTGTTGGTATAGTTAGTGTTACAAGCCTATATTCTTAGCCTAGCCAAGAATGTTGGCTGACCAAAACCTATTGTTGGTTGACACATGTTCTCCAAGCCCAAGTTGGTCGACTAAAACTTTATTGGTCAACCAACACTTACTTGTTAGTTGACACTGTATTCCAGATCCATTTTTGGTCAACCAACTTTCATCTTGATCAACCAAGCATCATTTATGTTGTCTATGGGTACTTTTTCTGTGGTGTTTAGGTGTCTTTTTGGAAGTTTAACAAATCAAGAGGTCAATCGGCAAAGACCAATGTAATTTGCCTTGTGAAATTAGAACAAACATGATTGAGATTATTAATCTtgaaattcatgataaaaattaCTCAAGGACATCATATAAAAGATTAATCAGCAATTTATTCCAAACTTACTGAATTTCGTGATGCATCAAAGAGGCTCATTTTATAAAAGCAAGATAAATGAAGTTCTTTTCCAATAAAATAATAGCATGGataagtggcatagcaatccaTAAATATCTCAGTCAATCAAGACCAGATAGGTTAAgccaaaagaaataagaaagaatGTAGTAGAAagcaagaaaaaaaggaagaaataaGAAGAAATCCACCGGGGAACAACGAAATTTTACAAATAGGCAAGAATCTGTAAAACAGTTGCATACTAAGAGTATAAACAGCAAGCAATGCCCCTAATTTTGAGGTTGGTAAACAATCCAAGATACTCTTCATATCTTAATTAATAACTGAACCAATCCACTCAAGGAccctgaaaaatattttttttatattttcagtTGAAGTTtataattatctaaattattGATTAGACATTGATTCCAATGAATTTAGAATTATTTTCTTGACGGTCCTCGCTATCTTATGATCCGGTCTTACAAATTGGCTAAgaaatcaaaaataataataaaagacacCAGATACAGCATTCAATTAAGCCGTAGACGTCAATGTCCGTTGCAATACAATTTCATAGCTTTGTTTATCATCGccaaaatgaaattaaataacaGACTAGCAGAATTCATCAAGACAgcgtaatttaaaaaaaaaaaaatactcaccATATCTCGCCCAAAGCTGAGGCTGAACTCCTCTGCATTCGCGGATCAAGATGGGGAGTTTGGGGTTCAGCGTCTTCAGTTCCTTGTAGTTCGCGTGTAGAAATTCCCTGTAAAACCAAACCCAAAAAAAAGGTCAAAAAATAGCTCCGATGGCGTATTTAGCTTATGAGTACAAAGCGACTACCGGGTCTGCGCACTGGCCGGCGAAGTCTGGCAGAAAAGGAAACGAATCTCCTTCAGATTGCGAGACAATTGAGCTTTCCACGCCATCGTCGCGCAAAACGAAAATGGCCCTTTCGAGAGAACGAAACCCTAACACAGAAAATTGACGCCTCCGGCCGTAAAAAGCCACGAAGTTTGGATCTATATTTTGATAGCCGAGAACCTTAACTTGGCTGATGCCACCTCAAAAAATTAATCTGAACTACTCTCAAAACCCAATCCTCTCTCATAAAACTAAATTTCCAtccaaatttatttaaatatatataattatttaaaaaacatagaTAACTATTTAAGAgccataatttaatttttaagaatataattattttaaataatatttaattgaacATCTAAATAAAATTAGTAAGTAAATAAATTTACTAATagctcttttaaaatattatttctaaattaaattttaattttttatatctgaATATTCAATATGGAAATCAAAATTGGTAACTCGCTAAGAGTGAACAACAATTCGATTAAAACAAATAAATCGATTAaactaatcaaatttaaaattttaattttattaatttagtattttaattttaaaaaaaaaaatttttgattgatttagtttaatttaaatttaaaatttcttatttaactgaataaattgaaataaaaaagtaaacagataaatctctattattattaaaaaataatttcaattaaatcttttattattttaaaaaattaaatcaatttatttaatttgattaatttaatttttaaccacattaattgatattttttatttgatttggaTTTCGTTTAAGTGGATTCGATTTGATTTTAACTTTTAACCGCGTAAACAAAACATGGCACGAGACTAAATCACTTATTTATATATCATGTTGGAATGAGTACAACACCAACCGTCGGCACCTAGACAGCCCATCAAATCACCGCAAAATGCCAAGAACTCTATCCTCATACAAGcactaaaatatattaaaaaaaacataaaatttaaaataaaaaatagaaaagtgagaaaataaataaataaatatatatatatatataatagaaaattagaaattcaaaaactaagaaaagaaatagaaaggtGCATAAAAAATAGTTAGTCTTGAGTTATTTAACTTTAATCTCACATTACCATGATTTTTTCTGCAATATAGTGTAATGATAAACAATTGATTAATAATTAAATGGATgaatcattaaattaaaattaaataatcaacttttttttttttttaactaagatcAAATTTTTCTATACGTAGGTTATCTACACAACCACACTAGAAATAAAGACATTCTCTCATAACTTTATTTGTCAAAATAATATCTCTTGATTTACAATTTCCCTAGTACTTATCAACTTTGATGTGTTAGAATTTTTCACTCTTTAGTATATGATCTCTTTATTTTTCAAGATTTATTGTCTAGTTTTTAGTCTCCCTAAATCCCTAAATCGAGATGAGATTATCTATCCTGAAAATACCGTGTACCCATATCCCAGCACAGATCGGACGAATTAAATCACATCTCAAGGATGCAGTGTACATCATGAAAATATCATAACCGTCCAATCGATGCTAGGACACGAGGACATGTCATTTTCAAGACAGAGAATCTCATCTCCCCTAAACCCTAGTATTCCGTCCACTTGATTTTTCAAGACTTCCTTATCTGATTTAACTAATATACCAGGATTTATCTATCAAATTACCTACACCTACACGTATTCACTTACAAACtaattaaatcataaaatatCTAATTTTAAATCCtatatcatacatcaaaaccttTGATTTGACCATTTAGTGTTTCGTACGTAAATAACCTTCCCCttgttttttatgtttgacaattaaTTTAGATTTAGACAAAAATACAAATACATAGTATAAATACAAATTAACTCCCCCAAACGTATTTTTCTAATTTAGGATAAATTGAATAATTTTAagcataatttttaaagttttttaaaataagcttttgcaatattaaaaaaaatctttatgaaatatttttaaaatatcttcaACATTCTTTTACAAAATGTTTCAAATTCcctttagaaaaaaaattcaaaaacccttacaaaatattttttaaatctttctaaaaaatattctcaaaaaccttggaaacatatttttgaaaacctTTTGTAAACTATTTTCAAGACctttgaaaaacattttcaaaaatctttgtaaaatatttttaaaaccttacaaaaaaaatatttttaaaattcctcTTTTAAAATCCTTCGAAATTCtatttattattctttttttatAATCTAGCTAAACGTCCTAGTTTCACTTAATTAATTCTAAAGTAAATGATCTTTACTTAATTCCTTCATCTACCAAATAAACTAAAAGTACATTAAAAAATTAACCTCTAAAATATTTatcctttttaaaatttaaattatatattttttattattatacgcTAAGAGAATCCTCAATGGCTCCCACCTAGTGGGAGattgtaattttttaattataatttgtgTAAGTGTGAAACTCAGttgttaaatgatttttttttaattgtggaGAGATTAAGTGAGATTTATTTTACTTTTGATGCGGTGGCAAGTTTTATCAAAAGTTCTCATTATAGTTATGGTAGTGGAAgattatatttatcttatatatttttatagtCCTTCTGTAGATTACGATGACATGAAGGGAAATAAATTATAATGTCAATTTATAATCGAGTACTAAATTAGTTAGATGATAGAAGAGATTTTTTTTCCTGAAGATATATGTTCATCAAGATTGATTTCTTACCCTCATTATAACAAATTTATCATCCTCTAATATATTTATCATCCCGTGGAGACTTAAACTCTCACGGTTAGAGATGCTCTAAGGGTATCTTCAATGATTAAACTTTTAAATGAGATGTTTTTTAGCCATCAATATGTCATATCAATGTCATATCAAAAATGAAAAATCTACTATTTTCTCTACAATGAAAAACCCTTCTTAGAAGACTAATCATTGCCTATTCGCTCTCAGGCAGAGGCCTGTAGAGCCCCTAAGAGCCTATATAAAATGCTTCAACCAGGTAGTCCAGGGCGTCCTATCCACTACCTCAGATATCTTGATGAGTGCTTTCTCCCATGACGAACTGGGCCTCCCTCCACCTGAGATCGCGCCAAGCTTCAGAAGCTGCTGGCTAACCCGCCTACTGTCGTAGGACAATTAAGTAAATCTCTGCTCGAGAGCTGGGGTTAGGGAACTCAGCAAGCAGGCCAGGGCAAGGAGCCAATGGAATCTCCTAAGGAAGAGAATAAGGGAAATATCACCATCTGGGAGATCGACATGATCTCTGGAGCACTCACTGATGGAGACTCCACTAGAGTCCGGAAGTCTCATGAGTATCGCTTAGAGATACACACGGTAGAGTGCATCCGGGAACAAGCTGCAGGGCCCATAATCAACTTCAGGCCGCAAGACCTGGAGGGAGTGGagctccctcatgatgatgccctcataaTCAAAACTATCATCAGCAACAACCACGTGGCCAGAGTTTTCATTTACACCGGAAGCTCTGTCAATGTGTGTTCAAAAATACATTCGAGGGCATGCAGATCGATGCAGTGAGCTCTAACCCGTAACCACCTCCTTGTACgagttcacaggcaatgaagtatgACCAATGGGTCAAATTAACTTAGCCATATCTTTGGGCAGCGAACCATTGGTGAGGACacggaggagcaccttcatcgtAGTGGATTCTCCATCCTTCTACAACGTCATCTTAGGGAGACTCGCCCTACACGAATTCCGAGTGATAGTCTACACCTTTCATTAGAAACTAAAATTCCTTGTGGGAGACTAGGTCAGGAGGTTAAAGGCGAGTAGCTCGTCTCCCGCAAGTGTTAtgtctgttgggatcttagatggctagaggggggtgaatagcctctttgaaaaacactaaacagaaatttcttcaagaactttgttagcacagcacagcggaagtagaaaaattaaaacggaagaaaacaaacacacagcagacacaaggatatacgaggttcggggataacttgcccctactcctcggcgtgtccgtaaggaggacgactccttgatctttcggtagatcacaccccggacaagatccggctaaagatgtctccttctcggtggagcaacctctcaacaaagtctcagatgattatagatttaagcacaagacttacagtggctgagaaaaatattaagatgagcttacagccacgcggagaagagaacagagcagagagcgcacaatcaaccttctcagcaaagagctcacagcttcaccaacttgctttctcgaaggcttgatcacaaaagacagagaattcagaattacctttctgaactcctcttcttccttcttatgtctctctgcttcactggctcgaatcaccgccgtctgcagaatcgctgctgccagccagGCTTTtgattctctgaacccatgccaatgaaaatcactggcgtctctggatacgaaccaatagctagaggtcaaactgagcagcccaatcgtaatcagatttcgtcagtgaacgttgatgcctcaaatgcatctgttgcggCACATTACtgtgaaaagggtacttgtctccttctcttaatgaagcttaatttgaatccaaacatgagaatgtgacctgcaacctgcaagctagaaagactcacagcaaatggttaaaaacatataggtgaatacaaatacggcaatcGGAAAAAGTGCATGCAGAGCAAACAATAtcgtgggtcggtctgcagaccatgatcggtctgcggaccgaccaagaactaatctgatcggtcccggaccgatcagcgtCGCTCTTTCGGGTGCGCAGCTTCGATCGGCTGGACCGAtcagcactaatctgatcggtcccgccgATCGAATGTCGCCGTCCCAAAGCCTGCGATCGGTCTCTCGATCAAAAATCTCGATGAGCtgcgatcgatttcgatcggtccgcaccgatcggtaAAATCACGATGGGCtcgatcgattcgatcggtcCGCGTCGGTAAAATCATGggctcgatcgatttcgatcggtccgcaccgtcGATGCGTTCGAGCCATCgtcaattcctgatcggtcggcaccgatcgTATAAGCCACCGATCGGTCGCACCGATCCGCTTCTGACTCgatcgggtcgagccctctcgacctagtccgagaaaTGAGCttcctagccctctccgacttcatccggtcctagagaacgagctacgaaCCCTCTcgactccgcatgccaagttttcttcttggacttttcaacaccggatgtccgatcacccttgatccatctggattttcctgctcttcactcacgggacttgcacctagcttcactcactagggttttcaccggcttcactcaccggacttgcacctagcttcactcactagggttttcaccgcttcactcaccggactttccaagcTTCAATCAGTCAACCTAGTCAACTGGATTAGTAATGTCTGAGTTAATTatcgatacaaacttaaatcgatGTCAACACAAAACAACATCCGTGGagatcaacaatctccccttttgttgtttgacaacacgatttaagtttagatcgaaatgctcatatacccataattttaggaaatcgggatcctccccaagacggatacaccaccaagtcaaggacgggaatcaagatccttccgttatcctctcccctaaaatcaagctttcatacatttctaaacttaggtatcctctccccctttgtcaaacaccgaaaaggtgcaaaagaggtgacaaaaactaaaaaggctccccttaatccatactgccttcttttaatcgacctagagttccctctaaggtcacaatatgacagaagaaagaaaaagatacaatcaaatcatggcataggaacaatatatatataaaaaaacatagaaaatgaagcataataaggagcaagcaaatataaaaccgagtagcataaatatatgagtagcatcgtAAATGCAAACATCCAGgacagactaacaaataacatccaagaTACATACAGACAAGGtatatcaatcaacgtcctcaacatgaggagcatcatcatcatcggcgggaagggtgaaatcctgaggcggatagcatgggtaagactgcggaggcgggtagcgtgccatccatccgagtagcaagcTGTGTCACCACCGATGATCGCGCATATCATCATCAATATGCCCGCAGTCATCGTGGCCGTCAATCCGTatcgtagtccatcgaactcgcatcaccatctcctcgtgacgatcaaatcggctctccaactcGGATCGCGGTAGCAGTCGGATCCGCCTCAATGTCGCAGGAGGAGCGGGAGGCAACTGTCGTGGAGGTCGTGGTAACTCccctaaagctctcccatccttccactgaacatccccattttgccctatgatTCCCGCCTTGGACAATGCccttttcccaagtcggcaatcctgcctgaccattttgattattctacccttagagacatcaacctgaagggtctcaagccaatcagtaattatatgcccataaggcatataaatagtgaagccgctaggctgagaatatgatatgatcgaggagtagatgttcgacatgatatcaaaatcgagacgccgacgcaaaccataaagcataagacaatgatatgatcggatctcagataatggtttagatgtgataggtagaaggcagttcgtgacaattttaaaaagaatgtaatcttgaggagataatctcaaggctgcaaaagtagggaagtcaacatctagctcatctagcccttgtctaggctgtctgaagaagtactcatatatatcgtcaggtgagatatcaaacggtggaagtaactgatctggtaagtcaggaaatatcgaaaagacatcaccggaacacctccgacaattgagatacgcaaagaaagatgagatactgaaatcaagagtccgcttagcaactcttgttttaaaaccttgatcattagtctcatgaaggttattatagaattcagagaccaagtcatagttgatatcccgttccaagtagactagtgaatcgagtttgtagtatgctatgatttcggacacttgtgggcaaaattcgtccatgaattttctatccacggacctacaagggagtaatttgaatgtcctttgttgaaaagcttgctcagactggcggtttgggaatctactggaactagctggttggggtcgggaaggagcagcaggagttttggatttggatgtcttggttggttccttagaggttccctcaccatcagtgggtttcttcctaaggggacacaatggggtaaaatggggcaatgagtgagcaccggagccaccaacaaataagaaccgagacaacaatAACAGAAGATccagtgagaaatgaaaacacaatgccaagttttagagaggtaagaagttaccttggtgccatttgaactttaggctagggcttccgagggctggagcttcggcgtgcaaagagaagagaaagggtgaactggtgggaagagtcggctagggtttcgcgtgaatgaggaaaaggagggatcgggaggttttaagggtttagatgagtgtacagtgaagaaatgatcggacggttgtccgatcagaaggtatccgaagccccctgatcggtcaccagaccgatcagggaacctcctgaccggtctgtagaccgatcagaaggtgattagtagcattcagcgaagccccctgatcggtcaccagaccgatcagggaacttcctgatcggtccgtagaccgatcagagatcgatcagTAAGCCCCCTAAGTCACAGACTTAACCAatggaaccactgatcggtctatggaccgatcagaagagccttatgcgtatcagattatcctgatcggtccctggaccgatcagtgaggcgcacaaaaataacctgatcggtccctggaccgatcagattacagacagaaaggttgggaagtttttggatcggtctgtcgaccgatccatcttctcctgatcgggctgtagcccgatcagtgtctgatactgaaattttcagtgatttcagtaaccgaaatccttagatatgtttgatagttcgtagaagtttctccagtaaaactttcaaaatcaatatctagaaccctgagaatctacaagcataactatgtcctaacgatgggctcttatggtgtgaatttgtttataatttgagactttcaaattcgactacaaacactgagatttcagacaagtttcaagtttgtcaaaatagacaactcaaggttaaaaactgaaatcttcaaccttgctatgtccagtcccaaatttggcaaaatatgtccaaatttctatcattatttcaatgACCTATCCTAGTGTCAATCAAAATCACGAAAggtcgatcaaaggtatcaaacagtccaacaatcaaggttacatgatttatagggaaaagtccaaccaagtttccttggttggaatatatgagtaagatctaggaaccaaatacacatgaattatgtaatggtcttccccatactcaattaatgtctcttcaacctaattattcaagggatgcatgatacattttgaataatttggttgttcctagcatctcaccccatttctagcaaacaaaaatattttgttaaaccttatagtttgtgtgagatgttcccaagttgcccaaaatcattcccaatttcttttgtcattttaatttgtccttattgatcatgatgaagtcctaaggacctaaggagccaaacacatccccaactccctccttaaatgactaaattcattttccggaaggggtttggtgaaaatgtcggctaggtttgactttgactccacatatgtgagcacaatgtcacccctagctacgtgatctctaatgaagtgatgacgcacttcaatgtgcttggtcctagaatgatggactggatttttagttaggttgatcgtgctaatgttgtcacatagcacttgtacacccttataagaaagtccataatcctctagggtgtgtatcatccacaacaattgcgatacactctctcccatggcaatatattcggcctcggtcgtggagagagcaacacaatgttgcttccgacttgaccaactaactaaaga contains:
- the LOC122024560 gene encoding NADH dehydrogenase [ubiquinone] 1 alpha subcomplex subunit 2-like; the protein is MAWKAQLSRNLKEIRFLFCQTSPASAQTREFLHANYKELKTLNPKLPILIRECRGVQPQLWARYDAGVERCAHLDGLNEAQINNKLEELGKA